DNA sequence from the Kwoniella dendrophila CBS 6074 chromosome 11, complete sequence genome:
CTACAGCCTAGACTCTGCTGTAGGGTATTATGTGAAGTTACATTCTGTATGTTACACATCCTGTACAGCACTCTTACTGGTTGTGGCGGAATTTCCTATTTTCCCTCGCTTTTGTAATATGAGTTTGCAGTTGCTCGATTACCTATCTGCATTAATTATAATGCTCAACTGAAAACGGTCATTTCATAGGTGAATTCTTGTCGTGATTGACTAAAAGCTTGCTACCGACTACGGTGTTCGTACTACTGTATCACTTGAGCAGCATGATCACCTTCGATCGAGAAGCTTGTGCCTCACTGATCCAGTTGGGCTTCTCCTTGCGTAACAGACATATACAAGTATGCAGTTGGTAAGCTCTCCGAAAAGTTCATCTATGCAGTAAGTATTCAGGCTACCTCAAGCCTCACATATTGTGCGCAGAGTATCGGCGCAAGTCACATATAGCAGGACAGAGTCCCCTGTTGATGCGTTACTACTGCAAGAAATACCTGCCACTTTGACTTCCAGTCGAGCTTAACCTGGTACAAGTCAGAGCAGTATGATGTCTATTAGCAGTTTACCTTGATTGGTATCGCTAACCGAGTGACAATGAATGATGCATTCGGTGTACAGCAGTGTCCTCCTTTATTTGTTCGAGATAATTCTGCAAGGCAAAGGAAATACGTATAATGGTCTCGAAACATAGGGCAAACGGCCTTTGTGAATCCGTTGATGCCTACCCTTTGAGGTCCATCCTTTGATCGCGCAGTATGCTCCATTCTAGAAGACACAGCCTTTGTCATGAGCCAGCGCATAGGTAGTTATGGTCATTGCCACGCTCTGTAGAATATATAAACAGCGTAAAAAAACTGGGAAGAGACTGGTATTCTTGACAattctatatcatcaaattatcaCTTCAATACTTTTTCTTGAATAATTTTATCGTCTAACCATCGCAGCGTGAATAATTGATTAATCACAAATATGTCTGAACAACACACCTCTCAAACCAATCAATCTGCAGGAAGTGATTATTGGGCAGCCGCTAGACGCGATGTGAGTAAATCAGTTTTATGCTTCATATTTCGATTACAAGTGTTGTTTCGAGTATCCATATACCTAGAGATAACCTCTTTCCATCCATTCTATAGAACCGTCTTAAAGCTTCTGAAGGGCAAGTGCCTAGCGAAAATAAGAGAGCCTTCTGTAAGTGTATCCGAGATATCGCACAAAAACAAGCTACGAAGGTTGGCGCAGGTGTCCTGAGATACAATATCGCGGCTAATGCATAGCGATTATCGATAAAATTTTATCGCAGATAACCCTATTAAAACAGGTCCTCGTACCGAAACCTACAAATCTAACGAGCAGCTGTTCAATGAGGCTAAAGCCAGCTCAAAAGCCGAAGGAGCTCAATCAGAAGTCTGGGGACAATCTTCTCAAGGGGGTTCAACCTCAGGATAGATGGTGctgaaaaaattgaaagacTATCTTTTAGATCATATATTTGAGTTCAGTTTGCGAGTCTGCTTTAGTCTTTCAGTTCAGTTCATCATTACAAGATCTCATATACATAGGACGAGTTTAGTTTATTGAATGCATGTTTATGTGTTCCGTGCCACATTGATCTCCAGCTCTCTCGCTGATAGTCATCACCTTTTCTGAACAatcgaaaaatcaaaagagtTTCTACTTGTTGACGCATCGTGACTCGATTgattaaaattaaatttatAGCATTTCAACCTTTCATTTTTACAGGTGATTCCAACCGCGATTCTAATAAATTCGATATGACCGGAGATAAGgagaaaaccaaaaaaacCGTTTCTACCGTTTATGACCATGATTATCAGTACAGTgtttgaaggtgaattcgTCTTAAAAGAATTAACCGAATATAAAACACCAATTTATTATGATTAGAAGGCTGAATAATTTTTGAGAGCCGCATGAATCTTCCTCTGAATTATTTCAACTCCTATAGTTTGGAAGACTGCTTTTCGCATACAATCGGTCCATCATCCTTTGATGTTTGGGTCAATGTTGAGTAACTTCGATTTCACTTTACTATTAATGGTATCAGAAAAGATAAGCgatcgatatatatatatatatatatatttatgcGTGTGTGTAGAGCATATTATCATCCaacctttcttttttgtACAATCTGACGAATTTACTGTATTTTCCACGATTAGCCATAACTGAATAGCAAAAGTAGGATCAATGAGTCAAGCAAAAGAAGTACCTACCTTATCAACGAGCCAAACCGAGGACAATGATTATGATGGAGGATATTGTCCGATGCACGTTCATCCTTCGCCGCTCTACAAATATGATGCCAGCAGTTGGGGAACAGCATACAAAACAATAGTGGAAAATCAGAAATATGAATTTCAGATTACTTGCAATGATTTACATGCTGTTGAATatgcaagaagaaaaggctggttagatgaaaatggtcaacctAGTGTATTGTTATCAAATGGATCCGTAAGTTTCATTCCTCCTCAAAGCTATAATTTAGCTGAATACCTGGAAACGCTTAGAAGCAAAATCAGGTATCCAAAGAGGTTAAAATCAGCGATAATACGACCGAATCTATAGTACGATCATCTCGGGCAAGTCAGTATAAGTTCAATCTATTTTCCTCATTCCGAATCACCCGTTTAGACAATATATCATGGTGATGGTTAACTGATTATCTTTTGGTTCACTGATGAATCGTTTGTTGTTTAGATTTGCCAAGAATTGATACTACTATGAGTAGTGTTGATAGCGAGCCATCAACATCTTCGGGTAGTTCTTCAGGTATGAAGAGACATTCGCACGGTACACCCAAAGAACTTCAAGCTCGTAGATTACATGTAAGTGTACATGCGTTACGCTTTACAGTAACACTGGGGCATCAACTGTGTTACTGGTTTCAGCAGATAACAGGTACTCATTATTTTGCGTAATTCCTTCTAGCATAACTCACCAAGAACACCTATTAGTTCACGAAATCATAATCCATTGAGGACAAGCGAAGATATCAGTCACTTTGTGTGTGAGATCAGGAGACCTGATGACATCTTCCGTTCAAGCACTCACAACGCTTTTCCTGAAGTACCGCAAGTCGAGGAAATCAGACTACACACATGTCAATGACGTGATGATTAAGTGATGACAGTCAGTAGTAAGGGCTGGAACGGACTATCTTGTATATGTGCCTTACAGCTTACTGTGCTTGGAAACTTTGACAAGTATCTCGTTTAGGTACAATTTATGCATCTACCTTCCGATTGATTCTATTTAGTCTATTTAAATCTATAGTCTATATAATATAACGCCTGCAGTATAGCTTAGTGAGCTAATTAGAAAGCTAATCGGAACGTTGGTATGTCAGTTATGCACGACTCGATGTGTTGCGTGGGGgaaaaacaacttaccttgGTTGAATAACCATCCACCGTCAATAACAAATTCAGCGCCGGTAACGTATTGATTCTAAGAAGCAGGCACAAGTTCAGCCTTATTGCGCTTTCGGGGTAGAATTGTGGAACATGAAGACTCACGGTAATGATACCAAATATACATTGAGCATAATCAATAGCATTACCAGGTCGACCGAATGGAATTCCCCATTTAGTTTTAAATTCTTGAGTGTGATCATCGGATCCAGTGTTGTTTTCATTTGGAATGATTGTCATGCCCTGAAAGTTCGACGTGAGTTAGCTTGGGGCTTTTAAATTGTAAAGATGAGGATTGGAAACTTACAGATGGGAAATATCCAGGGCAGACAACATTCTAAACATCAGATTGTATTCAGCAATTTTACTTTGATCATACTGTGGTATGGCTGAGAAAACTTACTACTCTGATATTCAAACCTCTTCTAGCGAATTCTAAAGCTTGTTGATGTGATAGAGAGATAGTGGCGGCCCTGTAGTAGGAAGTACAGAATATTAACGTCGAAAAAGGCTTGTGGATTCCGAGAGAGAACAAAATACTCACTTTCCAGCATTATAATGGAATTGACCTCTTTGAGAAGTTTTAGTTATACCAGACATTGAAGCCAAGTTGACTATATTTCCAGGTTCACTGAATTTACCAATAGTTTTAGCAGCTGCTAATAATGGTAAGAAAGCGAATGCTGTGAAGTGGTATGAAGCTGTATTGATCCTCCATACATCGGCCCTATCGAAGTGAAAATCAGTCATCAAACATCTTGGATTGTTACAACGGGAAAGGCAAATAGTCAAATTGGTTATTAAACTAGCAAAAAGGGGATGAAACCATGGAGCCATTACAGATATAATGCTCACCATTGTTCaaaagtttcaccttcaaacATTTGTTTAGATAATCCTTCTGCAGTTTGTTCACATGCATTGATATCTGTTGCTCCGGGGAAGATACCGTGGTCtaagatgataataaaaatATTAATCCACATTCAGTATACACAGTCACTCCATGATTGGCTTGATTTGACTTACTGTTGATAAGAACGTTGACCCATTTCTCTTTAGATTGAACTTCTTCAACGAATTCtaagagaaagaaggaaggaTATTACTGGATTATTATCATGACAAATTCCTTTGGATAAAGGCGTTTTTGAACTCActctttataccttctttattacTAACATCAGCTTGAATAGCaataatttcaccttttcctttatttCCTAAAGATTTATAACCTTCTACAGCGTTCTTTAATGgttcttctcttctacctGTTATATAAACTTTTGcaccattttcagctaatgCTGTTGCTGTaattaaacctaaaccagttCCACCTCCGGTAACTAATGATAGGTTCAAGAAATAAGTATAATTTAGCTGTGATATCTATTGAGATGGGGGGTTGAACATACCAATAGCAACCCAACCTTCAACATTGAATAATTTGGGAATTTCAAGTACACCTTGACCTAAAGTTGTGAATAAAGCTGTTTCGGACATATTGAAGTGAGGTATCTATTTGCTGTTCTTCCTAATCGTTGTTCACTGATAAGTATTTATAGTTATGGAAGATATAAAAGGTAAGAAgtcttcagctttatttaTATTTTCTTCATAAGTATAAGTATATCAAATGCCGATTGTAAGACCAAGTGTAACAAAGCAAGACTAGTGGTTTCTTCCATTAGAGGGTACTCTTAATTACTCTTCCTTTGTTGacaatatatatgtatgacGTCAATGCGATGATGTTTGACAATCTAAGTAAGGAATCTTCATACACTTGCATTATACTTCAATAATCACATATCTTCAAAGGTTTTTGGGGACTTGACAGTCCTTTACACTGTTTTCAGAGTAACGATACAGGAAGATGAGAAGGGTATCAAAGATATGAAGAAATCTTATCGGATAAACAAAGGAACGTAAACCTAAATGTGGACCCGTTCGGTTTAAAGCGATAAGTGGAGGCGGTTCTTTGTCATGCTCATGCTCTCATCAAGGTAAGATACAAAGTATAATTATTTCGTATAGCTATACATATGGATATGTAGAGTATGATGGGATATTGAACAGGTTTGGTACTGCTAGTGCTTGGTATGGATGCTATGGTGGTTATCCCATCAAAATCTTGCAATATCCCTCAGATAATCTGATATTTCTCCACTTGGATATCCCATCACAGAATCGAGCTCTGTACTATAGAGATTACACCGAGTAAGTTGTATACAACAATGCATCTATACATTACCCATAACTTCCACTCgaccttttccttttgtttCGTTATTCACCAAATCTGTTATTGTTCGGAATGCACCAGGACTTATTTGGACGATCTACAGAGGGAATAGGAGTTAAGGTTAGCAGTTGAAGCCTTGACAGAAATCGATATGACaaagaatataatgaacGAGGAAATCGGTCAAATGCAAAACATTTCATTAGACTTACAGCTTCCCAATCCATATCcattaaatcttcttcaacttcatcaacttcttttaaCAATTGATCTTTAATTTTTTTAGCATCTTTATTTGACATTGTAATTCTAATTCtcattcttgatcttcttatAGGTAAAGTAGTGTTTTCTTCAGTGGACAACTTTTTAATTAATTCTAAAGCTTGTGGTTTTGCaggtttatcagatttaaCTGAAAATCCAATTTCTGACATTGTTTTTTCAATCATTCCAACTGTATGTTTACGATTCGTATTTGGATCAACTGTCATTTCTGAGACTAATGTTGCTATTTctcttgataatgatgataattgatgTGTTCTTTCtaaattgttgatttgtaattcacctttacgCAATATCTAATAgtgatttaattgataatttcattaGATATTGATCTCCCCCTTACACTACACTATGCTCTTGTTCTCCGTTTCAAGATTGTCATAACCATTCAAGTGATTACTCATTTACTCACCTCCTCAATTGCCTTGTTCAAATCATCCGTCTGAAAACATTTCGtccaatcatcttttttagctacTAAACCTTTTGGTACATTGGTAAATATCTGTTCTATCTGTAAGATTTCTGATAAATCGGTTTCTCTATAAGCCCACGAAAGTGTTGAATCAGTCAAGAACCTCTGGGACATCATGAGAATGCTGTGGCCATCTGAATTGAGTATAGAATTGATATCGTTGAAGCGTATCTGGGTTATAAACTTACACTCCTGATCGGAATTCTGATACTTTATTTTGATAACATGCGATCTGATACCATTGAGTGATGAGTTGATATCAGAAAGGCTTTGATGTAAATTAGTTCGTTTAACATGTCACTCACCTCAAATCTCTTTCCACCCTTCTTCATCCGAACTATACTAACATTTGTAAGTCTAATACGAAGAGAGACTGATGGTAAGTATCGTCGTATGAGACAGCAATGTTAAAACGATTGATGACTATTTGGGAGCTTACTTGATCTGTGTTCCAGGTTGTTTATTCATTTTCAGgatatctttatcttttagTTAATGTGTTATCTGTAACTGAGATCTATTATATCTCAAAATCCATGCGTTGTCGTTATGTATGCTCTTGATCAAATTCCAAGATATCACTCTAATATATACTTTTTGAAAAATCACAAAGTAATATCCAtataatcttcttccttttatAGACGTCATGTCAAtaatgaaactgaaaaagtCCAACCGTGGGAAAGTGATGAATGACGTGTTTTATGTCAAAGAGTCGGCTCCGAGATGAGGGTTATACGAGTACAATTGAACAACGTCGACCACTTTTATATCTGTTCTGTATCtgtatttgatatatatatctttgCTCTAGAGACAACATTCCAAGCATAACACGCAAGCAGCTGGACTAGATAACGGCATTCATCAATACGTATATAATGCGAATATAGCAGAAGTGAAAATCATACGAAATCACCTATAAAACCTTGCAAAGGCAGTATAATCTCCAAATTCTCGAAAAATGAAAGTctttgaaaatgatataacGTATAAGTGAGTTTTGTGAGACAAGAATCTTATCGGATCCGATCATATCAACTCCAAAATATATGAGGGAAGCTTGCAATGGGTATACTAAAACGATACACCCATCTATCTGACTTGACTCGCATTTATAAAGCGTCGTAGAAGGGATGGAGAAGCTCACACATAATCTTGCCAATTCAATAGCTATTCCCCAATCCAAACTTTATCAGCATTACATCGTAAATATCCTAATCCATATGCAACACATGTATATTCAGTAGATACTATAAATAGAAGTGTTGATCCTGAAACTGGTATATTGAGATCAGAGAGGTTGATAGGTGTTCAACAAGGTGCACC
Encoded proteins:
- a CDS encoding SBDS family rRNA metabolism protein — encoded protein: MNKQPGTQIKLTNVSIVRMKKGGKRFEIACYQNKVSEFRSGVETDLSEILQIEQIFTNVPKGLVAKKDDWTKCFQTDDLNKAIEEILRKGELQINNLERTHQLSSLSREIATLVSEMTVDPNTNRKHTVGMIEKTMSEIGFSVKSDKPAKPQALELIKKLSTEENTTLPIRRSRMRIRITMSNKDAKKIKDQLLKEVDEVEEDLMDMDWEAIVQISPGAFRTITDLVNNETKGKGRVEVMGNV